GCAAAAGGGACATGCTACTTCCTCCACAAGAGGACAGTGATACTTTTGGCATTAGATGCAAACTAAACCTATGTTCTGAAAATGTTTCTCTCCATGTTTGTGCCTTATCTAAAAACAGATTAATATAATCAATACTCATAGCAATGCTAAACTACTAGTACTGAAAAGAACTAGAGctccacagaaaaaaacatttgctTATACAGCAGATAATGTTTCAGGTTAGTCAGATTCTTCCACTTTATTTTGTCAGCAAAAGagcagaaattttttttctcctgttagaTCTTTTCCTTACATCTCTATTTACAGCTAGAGCCTGCAAAGATTTTCCAGTAAAACTGGAACTATTCAGTCATCACTATCAGGACAGGGCTGGAGGAGAGGTCAATTCCTCAGCTTTAGCCTTCTGTTTTAGACTTGTAGGTTTTAGACTCatgtatcaaaaaaaaaaaataagttgaGGGAGCTTCAGAATTTAAAATTACTGATTTTCAAGTGCAACATGAGATACAGGATTCCAGCCAATACTGATGAAGAAGACCAGGGctgaaagcagaaagaggaaatattgaaaaggGCTTCTCCTCTGTCCACTGGATGAGGCCACTGGATTGCCCAGTGCAGGCCTCTAAGATTCAGTGCTGTCCTGATGTGAGGACACCCCATTAAACAGTTTATTTCATCAAAGGAGATTCCCATTTCTAGGGAAGTCAGATGATGAAAGAGTCATTCTGCTAAATGTAATTATAAAATGGTTTCATCCTTCATAAATAATGAAATGTGAATTTCCTACGCATCCAACTAAATGAAGGTGTTTACAAtgctcttttattttcctctctgcagCTCTTCCCATCTAGAAAATGGAAAACCCGTTGTAAATGTACCTCAGAATTAGGAAAAACAGTACCTGTGCTGCATACCTATGTGGATTTGGGACCCCAGTAAGGATGCAACTGTGCTGTGAGTCCGTAAATAGCTCTTGCATAAGGAGCAGCTGGTCAAACAGTGTCCGTATTTCCATGTACATCTTCATGGTTTGCATTATTCTGGCCACAGTGGTTGGAAATTTGACAGTTATCATCTCAATATCACATTTCAAGCAGCTCCATACACCTACGAATTTCCTGATACTTTCAATGGCTACCGTAGACTTCCTGCTGGGATTCTTCATCATGCCTTGCAGTATGGTGCGCTCTGTTGAGCACTGCTGGTATTTTGGGGAGTTCTTCTGCAAGATCCACACGAGCACGGACATTATGCTGAGCACAGCTTCTATCTTCCATCTTTCCTTCATATCCATTGACCGTTACTATGCTGTGTGTGACCCTTTAAGATACAAATCAAAGATAAATACTTTTGTCATCGTGGTCATGGTGTTCATAAGCTGGATGATccctgctgcttttgcttttggGATGATCTTTCTAGACCTTAACTTGAGAGGCGCAGAAAAGATTTATAATCATGTCCATTGTGCAGGAGGATGCTTTCTCATTTTTAGTGAAACTTCAGGTATTGTGGCCTCCGTAGTGTCTTTTTACATCCCTGGATTTGTCATGCTGTACATCTATAGGAAAATATACTCTGTAGCCAAGAAGCAGGCAAGATCTATTGATGCAATTagcaaaaaaaagatgcaatTTAAAATGAAGCACCACATTTCattctgcagagaaaggaaagctgCTAAGACATTAGGCATAATAATGGGAGCATTTCTCATCTGCTGGACTCCATTCTTCTTCTTTACAGCTACCAATCCACTTATGAATTATGTGATACCACCTGTTCTCATTgatgctttggtttggtttggctaTTTAAATTCTACACTTAACCCAATTGTTTATGCATTTTTTTACATGTGGTTTCGTAGGGCATTGAAGATTATTCTGTTTGGAAAAGTTTTTCAACAGGACTCCTCCAGGACTCATTTGTTTTCAGACTAACATGCTTTAAATGGTTGAATTAATCACTTTCTGGAGGCTCAACTCCTAGACATAAGAGCTGTGAAGGAAGGAAACACCTATTTGTTTGCCTATTTACCAAATGTAGTTCAAGCAGATAAGCAACCATTGTGCTTTACATAGTCTTTCATTCCAGACTGGGTTTTGCATGTGGTGTTTTGATTATATCTATTTATTTGCATTGCACAGAAGAGCAAGACCTCAATTTAAAAAACTTACAGCAGTTTATATCACTGATCTTCATAATTAAAAACCTGTTCTGACACAACAGATTAATTTCTTGAACAAGGTGTGTTTATATCACAGTATTTGTGTTCATTTGTGTTCTCCTttagaaagagcagaaaaaccttttcctttgaatTTCTTGGAATCTTTGACTGATTAACCCAAAGCTCTCTAAATTTTGTCCTTCCCCTTCCATATGTGTGCAGAGCTCAAAACAGGCCAATAACCAGCCGTATGAGCTTtcatggagggaaggtgaggcaGAGAAAAGTTGTGCTGCTCTTTCTGTTTCCATTTCAACTAGTATTTGTCACTTACGAATTTGTCACTTAAAGGCTTTGCTGCTTGATGATATCAAAAGCATGTTAAATGAGatcaaagacaagaaaaaatataaagtgAAAAGCAATTGCAAAAAGCTGCATTGCACCTGAAAATGCCAGAAAATTACATCTATCTAATGAATGTTTAGATGCAAAACATTATTTGCTACTTTGCATCTTAGAGAACTGTTTTTTTGCTTGGACATATCATTATTTTGTCTCATGGCAATGCTGTGACAGCTTTCAAGGAAAGCATATAGATAATTGTGACGAAATCCTGTGGTTGAACTCAGCTGTATTATGAAGGAACAGTACTGGGTGTGGGTGGGAAATGATTAGTTTCTCAGAAGAGACCATGGAAAGAAATTTTTGGCTCTGTACTGAAGTAAGAGCTATACTCAGCAGCATGTCCTCCATTTGTGTTGCTTGTAAAAGTGCATCATATGTGTatcttgtctttgttttctgtacTTTGTAGAGCACTGAAGCAGTCTGTGCCGAAAAGCTTAAAAGTTGAATGATGATACATTTCAGCAGGGCAAGGTATCAGGATCTGAAATTGTCTCTTTTACTGTTTCATTGCCATCTTGTAAAGTTTGCAGTCCTAAAAATGACATGAAAAGGAACAATGAAACATACACATCAGCACTTCTGCTGTGGATCCTTGCTAATGACAATATGACTACTTAATACTTAAtcttacaaaaataaagcaagataaaatttaaaaaaatctctttctgaTACATAAtgcattattctttttttccttcgtCTCCAGTGAGTCTGGCCCTGATGTAGGTAATATTCTCATGCTCAGTGttactttctgaaataaaatgcgTGATCACTTAGACACTTTGATCTCACTTGAAGTAACAATTTCAGAAGTGCTGCCAGGTGATACCTCTTTTCGTCTTGTCGTATTTTAAATTGAAGGAAAAATAGATCCTCTATGACAAATGATGCCCATCTAAGGCATTTAAGGTATATTTAGTAAGGTCAGCACATATTAACGTAGTCCCTTCAGGAAGTCAATGAAGTTGTTTCTTTTCCCTCATTCCTTATATCCCTGTCTATCTCCCTGAAAATCTGGAAACATTACTGTGTTTCCAGACAATTCCAGCTCTACCAGAGTCTACATTTGGTAATTGTCTTTTCATAACTTGTTCTGGCATCTCTCAGGCATTGTTTTCTCTTTGTAGGAGGATTTTCTAAATTAGATTCCAACTTGCTTGCAGGA
This Aphelocoma coerulescens isolate FSJ_1873_10779 chromosome 3, UR_Acoe_1.0, whole genome shotgun sequence DNA region includes the following protein-coding sequences:
- the LOC138107287 gene encoding trace amine-associated receptor 1-like, which gives rise to MYLRIRKNSTCAAYLCGFGTPVRMQLCCESVNSSCIRSSWSNSVRISMYIFMVCIILATVVGNLTVIISISHFKQLHTPTNFLILSMATVDFLLGFFIMPCSMVRSVEHCWYFGEFFCKIHTSTDIMLSTASIFHLSFISIDRYYAVCDPLRYKSKINTFVIVVMVFISWMIPAAFAFGMIFLDLNLRGAEKIYNHVHCAGGCFLIFSETSGIVASVVSFYIPGFVMLYIYRKIYSVAKKQARSIDAISKKKMQFKMKHHISFCRERKAAKTLGIIMGAFLICWTPFFFFTATNPLMNYVIPPVLIDALVWFGYLNSTLNPIVYAFFYMWFRRALKIILFGKVFQQDSSRTHLFSD